A region of Triplophysa dalaica isolate WHDGS20190420 chromosome 18, ASM1584641v1, whole genome shotgun sequence DNA encodes the following proteins:
- the grip2a gene encoding LOW QUALITY PROTEIN: glutamate receptor-interacting protein 2a (The sequence of the model RefSeq protein was modified relative to this genomic sequence to represent the inferred CDS: inserted 1 base in 1 codon), which translates to MMLCGLRKEGRNNSDDGPYTKEKKDSAASDGLTKRCSLADEQRGVTTVELIKKEGSSLGLTISGGCDKDGKPKVSNLRPGGLAARSDQLNVGDYIKSVNGINLSKLRHDEIISMLKNIGERVVLEVEYELPPFAPSNSCSVISKTIEVCVEKEGNSFGFVLRGGFHEDWHKARPLVVTYVRPGGPADREGTLRAGDRVLSVNGVALNRQKHADALTLIMQSGHEAFFLIEYDIAVMDSVQKSSGPLQVEISRTTGSVLGLSLTSSIYRNKQVITIQKIKPASIADRCGALHVGDILLAIDGMSTEHCSLMEAQQLLSNSSELTKLEILPSQHTVSVHDTVRVQKSGHRPWDSSEKYITAPPPFQKTPSAWSHTTPTPSHCRSVTSGSSSNTSGXHSYNCGTQYPNTFPNNTLPSYPASPRCTVTKRRPRRRDHKSSLSLASSTVGAGGQVVHIETSEVVLRGDPLIGFGIQLQGGVFATEPLSAPACIRFIEPDTPAERCGVLQVGDRLLSINGIPTEDGTLEEANQLLRDAALTNKVTLEVEFEVAESVIPSSGTFQVKMPKRRGVELGITISASKKPGKPLIISEIQKGSIAHRIGTLEPGDRLLAIDNVRLDNCGMDEAMMILQQAEGMVKLRIQKDEDNLDELESSGSVIFTVELKRHGGPLGITISGTEEPFNPILISSLTRNGLAHRTGALHIGDRVLAINNMSLKGKPLSEAIHLLQTAGDTVTLKIKKRSDPMLESDRGSPSRSASCVSDTEDDQSDSLRRGKYSELRLTTPTSLDSAMDSWDSSALDPGYGSQGVYIHRANDFALQPNDWRQTNPRSPLTSRRHAHRNAVYDGRLGEEDWTYSGSVSPARCYNNNTDAQENYWSQALQDLETCGQSEILRELEATMMSGSTLSLGEDIEKQNEIMTKALAPSPEWISENTVGSEYMRDTSPSLPLELHKICLRKDPDSRDFGFSVSDGLLEKGVYVNMIRPDGPADQAGLRPYDRILQVNHARTRDFDCCLAVPLITEAGEPLQLVISRNPLTQAHVWPPKDCQDPYIALPTQNPKRVDL; encoded by the exons ATGATGCTTTGTGGCTTGAGGAAAGAGGGTCGCAACAACAGCG ATGATGGCCCATacacaaaggaaaaaaaagacTCGGCTGCGAGTGACGGCCTAACCAAGAGGTGCAGTCTCGCCG ATGAACAGAGAGGTGTGACGACTGTTGAACTGATTAAAAAAGAGGGCAGTAGTCTCGGCCTCACCATCTCCGGAGGCTGTGACAAGGATGGCAAGCCGAAAGTGTCAAACCTGAGACCCGGAGGTCTCGCAGCCCG gaGTGACCAGCTCAATGTTGGTGACTACATCAAATCAGTCAACGGGATAAACCTGTCCAAACTGAGACACGATGAGATCATCAGCATGCTGAAGAACATCGGCGAGCGTGTGGTGCTGGAGGTTGAGTATGAGCTTCCTCCGTTCG ctCCCAGTAATTCATGCAGTGTGATCTCCAAGACCATTGAAGTGTGTGTAGAGAAAGAGGGCAACAGCTTTGGTTTCGTCCTGAGAG GGGGCTTCCATGAGGACTGGCATAAGGCTCGACCTCTAGTGGTGACCTACGTCAGGCCCGGAGGACCTGCAGACAG GGAGGGAACCCTGCGCGCCGGCGACCGAGTGTTGAGCGTGAACGGAGTGGCTCTGAACAGACAGAAACATGCTGACGCTCTGACCCTGATCATGCAGAGCGGCCACGAGGCTTTCTTCCTCATCGAATACGACATCGCCGTCATGG ATTCAGTGCAGAAGTCTTCTGGACCGCTACAGGTGGAGATATCTCGCACCACAGGCTCAGTACTGGGACTCAGTCTCACTTCCTCCATCTACAGGAACAAACAAGTCATTACAATCCAGAAGATCAAACCTGCTAGTATCGCCGACAG gtgtgGTGCTTTGCATGTTGGCGATATTCTTTTAGCTATAGATGGCATGAGTACAGAGCACTGTTCACTGATGGAGGCACAACAGCTCCTGTCAAACTCCTCTGAACTCACCAAACTAGAGATCCTGCCCTCTCAACACACCGTATCTGTGCACGATACAG TACGTGTCCAGAAGAGCGGTCACCGTCCATGGGATTCGAGCGAGAAGTACATCACTGCTCCTCCACCCTTTCAGAAGACCCCTTCAGCCTGGAGTCACACCACCCCAACACCATCACACTGCCGAT CTGTGACGTCTGGAAGCTCCTCAAATACATCCG TTCACAGTTATAACTGCGGGACCCAGTACCCCAACACGTTCCCCAACAACACCCTGCCCTCTTACCCCGCCAGCCCTCGCTGTACGGTCACTAAGAGGAGACCCAGGAGAAGAGACCACAAGAGCTCCT TATCTCTGGCATCGAGTACAGTGGGCGCCGGTGGTCAGGTCGTGCATATCGAGACCAGTGAGGTGGTTCTGAGAGGAGATCCTCTTATCGGCTTTGGGATTCAGTTACAGGGAGGTGTGTTTGCTACAGAACCGCTGTCAGCGCCCGCCTGTATCCGATTTATAGAGCCCGACACACCTGCTGAGAG GTGTGGAGTGTTACAAGTCGGAGACAGACTTCTTTCAATTAATGGAATTCCGACTGAGGACGGAACACTGGAAGAAGCCAATCAGCTTCTCCGAGATGCTGCGCTGACCAATAAGGTCACGCTGGAGGTGGAGTTTGAAGTTGCAG AGTCAGTTATCCCCAGCAGTGGCACATTTCAGGTGAAGATGCCCAAAAGACGAGGAGTGGAACTGGGTATTACTATCAGTG CCAGCAAGAAGCCGGGAAAACCTCTGATCATCTCCGAGATACAGAAAGGCAGTATTGCACACAG aaTAGGAACGTTGGAGCCAGGTGATCGTTTATTGGCTATTGATAATGTTCGACTTGATAACTGTGGGATGGATGAGGCCATGATGATCCTCCAGCAGGCCGAGGGGATGGTCAAACTGCGCATTCAGAAAGATGAAGATAACCtgg ATGAACTGGAGTCGTCCGGTTCGGTCATCTTCACCGTAGAGCTCAAGAGACACGGAGGTCCACTCGGAATCACCATTTCGGGCACAGAGGAACCCTTCAATCCCATTCTGATCTCCAGCTTGACCCGAAACGGCCTCGCGCACAG GACTGGTGCGCTTCACATTGGCGATCGTGTGTTGGCGATCAATAACATGAGTCTGAAGGGAAAACCTCTGAGCGAGGCCATACATCTACTGCAGACCGCTGGAGACACCGTCACACTCAAAATCAAGAAACGCTCTGATC CTATGCTAGAGTCGGACAGAGGCAGCCCGTCCAGATCGGCTTCATGCGTGAGCGACACGGAGGACGACCAATCAGATTCTCTCAGGCGGGGAAAATACTCTGAACTTCGCCTGACCACACCGACCAGTTTGGATTCGGCAATGGACTCGTGGGATAGCTCTGCTCTGGACCCTGGCTATGGAAGTCAAG gtGTTTATATCCATAGAGCAAATGATTTCGCCCTTCAACCCAATGACTGGAGACAGACCAATCCCAGAAGCCCACTGACCTCCAGAAGACACGCCCATCGAAACGCGGTCTATGATGGGAGGTTAGGTGAAGAGGATTGGACATACTCTGG ATCTGTCAGTCCCGCACGCTGTTACAACAACAATACAGACGCTCAGGAGAACTATTGGTCGCAAGCTCTTCAGGACTTGGAGACCTGTGGCCAGTCCGAAATCCTCAGAGAGCTTGAG GCCACTATGATGTCAGGGAGCACATTGAGCTTGGGAGAAGACATTGAAAAGCAAAATGAAATCATGACCAAAGCTCTTGCACCGAGCCCAGAATGGATCTCAGAGAACACAGTTGGATCAGAGTACATGAGAGACACCAGTCCTTCTCTGCCATTAGAGCTTCACAAG ATCTGTTTACGGAAAGATCCTGACAGCAGGGATTTTGGCTTCAGCGTGTCCGACGGTCTGCTGGAAAAGGGTGTTTACGTGAACATGATCCGTCCCGATGGGCCTGCCGACCAAGCTGGGTTACGCCCATATGACCGTATTCTACAG GTGAATCACGCACGGACACGTGACTTTGACTGTTGTCTTGCCGTGCCGTTGATCACAGAAGCCGGAGAGCCGCTGCAGCTTGTCATAAGCAGAAATCCTCTCACTCAGGCACACGTTTGGCCACCTAAAGACTGTCAGGACCCTTACATTGCACTTCCTACACAAAACCCAAAAAGAGTTGACCTCTGA
- the LOC130440238 gene encoding protein SSUH2 homolog: MEKPIDGNHGHGYGTVNPVFGAAAMSTAPSAPPASMFDTVPGYEGTLAGGGGYLPPPMPTVPMPMPEAPSQPDWQIPSLSEDRAQAAFSTYVSKKCCYSSTPVKEGVITNMEIFNTYRYRLETFTESRSSEWSNEPYTAQAVDAGVQPAPGPWQIATKPPTFFQDQKQTIKVPYTSSVKNCHTCLGMGRRPCTACAGSGNKVCSWCKGTGLRQTGDRCMHCTGSGRENCSSCNGQGNRECETCRGKRQLLVYINVNVKWTTEKDNFVAQQSSGLKEQSLESVTGKQLFQDTQYMLYPVLGFPDVSVAQASDRFLKEHQAKYAQTSRVLQQRQTIELIPITKVNYMWKGKSYVYFVYGNECEVNAEDYPATCCCCSVM, encoded by the exons ATGGAGAAACCAATCGATGG CAACCATGGACACGGTTATGGGACCGTCAATCCAGTGTTTGGAGCAGCAG CAATGTCGACCGCACCTTCCGCACCCCCTGCGAGCATGTTCGACACAGTCCCAGGATATGAGGGAACCTTGGCCGGCGGAG GTGGGTATCTTCCACCACCAATGCCAACTGTACCGATGCCTATGCCCGAAGCCCCAAGTCAGCCAGACTGGCA AATTCCTTCCCTCTCAGAGGACAGAGCTCAGGCGGCTTTCAGTACATACGTCTCCAAAAAGTGTTGCTATAGTTCCACTCCTGTCAAAGAAGGAGTTATAACCAACATGGAAATCTTTAATACCTACAGG TATCGTTTGGAGACGTTCACGGAGTCCAGATCATCTGAATGGAGCAATGAGCCATACACAG CGCAGGCTGTGGATGCCGGTGTTCAGCCTGCCCCGGGGCCTTGGCAAATCGCAACCAAACCTCCAACTTTCTTTCAGGACCAGAAGCAGACCATTAAAGTGCCTTACACCTCCTCAGTTAAG AACTGTCACACATGTCTCGGGATGGGAAGACGTCCCTGTACCGCATGCGCTGGTTCCGGAAAC AAAGTGTGTAGTTGGTGTAAGGGTACTGGACTACGTCAGACCGGCGACCGCTGTATGCACTGCACAGGCAGCGGACGAGAGAA CTGTTCTTCATGTAATGGTCAAGGCAATCGTGAGTGTGAGACCTGTCGAGGGAAGAGACAGCTGCTCGTCTACATCAATGTCAATGTTAAATG GACCACTGAGAAGGACAATTTTGTAGCACAGCAGTCAAGCGGTCTGAAAGAGCAAAGCCTGGAGAGCGTTACAGGAAAGCAGCTCTTTCAAGATACCCAATATATG TTGTATCCAGTTTTGGGTTTTCCTGATGTGTCTGTCGCACAAGCTTCCGACCGTTTTCTGAAAGAGCACCAGGCCAAATACGCCCAAACCTCCCGTGTTTTACAACAG AGACAGACAATAGAGCTGATTCCCATTACCAAAGTAAACTACATGTGGAAAGGAAAATCCTATGTGTACTTTGTGTACGGAAATGAATGTGAAGTGAATGCTGAAGATTACCCAGCCACATGCTGCTGCTGCTCTGTGATGTAA